A stretch of the Mycobacterium shigaense genome encodes the following:
- the abc-f gene encoding ribosomal protection-like ABC-F family protein codes for MLTAKEVSKSFGNQQVLANVSLGLNEGDCIALVGSNGSGKSTFMRILAGEESFDEGTISHSKLDEVGYLPQTMRVISGETIDDVIASSSAGLRAIEQRMRVLEGEMANSNGADSELLVEYGELSHHFEARGGYELDSNIDRILDGLGVGYLKRSQAVVDLSGGESARVAFAALLLASPDILLLDEPTNDLDSNALTWLETYLREYKGAVLLISHDRDFIDALANAIVELDEHQHTFTRYEGNYGRYLTAKAAARVQAQQAYDLQQKEIADLREKAATTARSVGHSRARTDHDKTSYNFRGANVERAVSRNVRAAREKLDRIEGNLLLPPPDPLRFRANLTSGSLPKDAIAIEARDVNVSYGGRKILDRVRCEVNARDRICIVGENGTGKSTLLKILANELEPDSGEIQVRKEMKVGYLSQKTRLPLPAETVAANITAGLRLRGLDEVPDESRGWLIQWGLILREDLRKRASELSTGQQRKVDLGILIASAPDVLMLDEPTNHLSFDVVESLQAALLSFAGPVVVVTHDRRLMRVLSNTWWRLIDGKLEVGEASKLVAT; via the coding sequence ATGCTCACCGCAAAAGAAGTAAGTAAGTCCTTCGGCAATCAGCAAGTGCTCGCTAACGTCAGTCTCGGGTTAAATGAAGGTGATTGCATCGCCCTCGTAGGATCCAATGGGTCCGGAAAATCCACTTTCATGCGAATTTTGGCTGGCGAGGAGAGTTTTGACGAGGGCACGATAAGTCATTCGAAGCTTGACGAAGTCGGATACCTACCCCAGACTATGCGCGTGATATCGGGTGAGACTATCGACGATGTCATTGCTTCATCTTCTGCCGGATTGCGGGCGATTGAACAACGCATGCGTGTCTTGGAAGGCGAAATGGCGAACTCCAATGGCGCCGACTCCGAACTACTTGTTGAATACGGAGAATTGTCTCATCACTTCGAAGCAAGAGGTGGCTACGAACTCGATTCTAATATCGATCGCATTCTCGACGGGCTTGGTGTCGGATATCTGAAGCGTAGCCAAGCAGTCGTGGATTTATCGGGAGGCGAAAGCGCGCGAGTCGCTTTTGCAGCGTTACTACTGGCTTCACCGGACATATTATTGCTAGATGAGCCGACTAATGACTTAGATAGTAATGCTTTGACATGGCTGGAGACATATTTGCGCGAATACAAAGGTGCTGTGCTGCTGATTAGTCATGATCGAGATTTCATTGATGCCCTTGCGAATGCCATTGTTGAACTTGATGAGCACCAGCACACGTTCACTCGGTATGAAGGCAACTACGGTCGATATCTGACGGCTAAAGCGGCAGCACGCGTTCAGGCTCAACAAGCCTACGACCTCCAACAAAAGGAAATAGCTGACCTTCGAGAGAAGGCGGCGACGACCGCGCGATCTGTCGGGCACAGCAGGGCGCGAACAGATCATGACAAAACGTCGTATAACTTCCGCGGCGCGAATGTAGAAAGAGCGGTAAGTCGAAATGTTCGGGCAGCTCGAGAGAAACTCGATCGTATTGAGGGAAATCTTTTGTTACCACCACCGGACCCACTCCGCTTTCGAGCCAATCTGACATCGGGTAGCCTGCCCAAGGATGCCATTGCCATCGAAGCCCGCGATGTTAACGTGTCTTACGGAGGCCGTAAGATACTTGACCGAGTACGCTGCGAAGTGAATGCTCGTGATCGTATTTGTATAGTCGGCGAAAATGGGACCGGAAAATCAACTCTGTTGAAGATACTAGCTAACGAGTTAGAACCAGATTCTGGCGAGATTCAGGTCAGGAAAGAAATGAAGGTTGGCTATTTATCGCAAAAGACACGTCTGCCCCTTCCTGCCGAAACAGTCGCTGCCAATATTACTGCCGGCCTACGTTTGAGAGGTTTAGACGAGGTACCAGACGAATCGCGCGGCTGGTTGATCCAGTGGGGATTGATTTTACGCGAAGACCTGCGCAAACGTGCAAGCGAACTTTCCACAGGCCAGCAACGGAAGGTTGATCTGGGAATTTTGATAGCCTCCGCTCCTGACGTTTTGATGCTCGACGAACCGACAAACCATCTATCGTTCGACGTCGTTGAGTCACTGCAGGCCGCTCTGCTTAGTTTCGCGGGGCCGGTCGTGGTCGTGACACATGACCGTAGGCTGATGCGTGTGCTATCAAACACGTGGTGGCGCCTGATCGATGGGAAGCTGGAGGTAGGGGAAGCGTCCAAACTGGTCGCAACTTAA
- a CDS encoding MFS transporter has translation MLSWANIMVALGYGVISPALPSFARSFGVSIKAVTFLVTVFSLSRLCFAPISGQLVQKLGERRIYIGGMLIVAVATAACAFSRAYWQLLAYRVISGIGSTMFYVSALGLMIHISPPDARGRVAGLLTTSFMVGAVAGPAVGALAAGWGVTAPFILYGFALLGVAVVLYYSLRNSTLAAPGPPTGSTVTMRQALRFRGYWSSLGANFATGWSAFGLRVALVPLFIIDVMGRGVGIIGIVLAAFAGGNALAMIPSGYLSDRMGRRTLMIVGLALSGVATVFLGAATSLPAFLVAAAMVGAVTGIYMSPMQAAVADILGSEARAGGPVAAVQMMSDLGAIVGSMTLGWVAERLSYTWGFTISGIVLLIAAVGWVAAPETRPAPEPEPDHLVSPHTSNLPEQQL, from the coding sequence ATCCTTAGCTGGGCAAATATCATGGTCGCTCTGGGCTATGGGGTCATTTCGCCGGCATTGCCATCCTTTGCCCGCAGTTTTGGGGTCAGCATCAAGGCGGTGACATTCTTGGTCACCGTCTTTTCGTTGAGTCGGCTGTGTTTCGCGCCGATAAGCGGCCAGCTGGTGCAGAAGCTGGGGGAGCGGCGCATTTACATCGGCGGCATGCTGATAGTCGCGGTGGCCACCGCCGCGTGCGCATTTTCCCGGGCTTACTGGCAGCTGCTGGCTTACCGCGTCATCAGCGGGATCGGGTCGACGATGTTCTACGTCTCGGCGCTGGGACTGATGATTCACATCAGCCCGCCCGACGCGCGCGGACGCGTCGCTGGCCTGTTGACCACGTCGTTCATGGTGGGCGCCGTCGCCGGGCCCGCGGTCGGTGCCCTGGCGGCCGGTTGGGGGGTGACCGCCCCGTTCATCCTGTACGGCTTCGCGCTACTGGGCGTGGCGGTGGTCCTTTACTACAGCCTGCGGAACTCGACCCTGGCCGCGCCGGGGCCGCCGACGGGGTCGACGGTCACGATGCGGCAGGCGCTGCGGTTCCGCGGGTATTGGTCGTCGCTGGGGGCGAACTTCGCGACTGGCTGGTCGGCGTTCGGCCTGCGCGTAGCGCTGGTCCCGTTGTTCATCATCGACGTCATGGGCCGCGGCGTCGGCATCATCGGGATCGTGCTGGCCGCGTTCGCCGGGGGCAACGCACTGGCCATGATCCCCAGCGGCTACCTGTCCGACCGCATGGGCCGGCGCACGTTGATGATCGTGGGCCTGGCGTTGTCGGGTGTGGCGACCGTCTTCCTCGGCGCCGCCACGTCGTTGCCGGCGTTCCTGGTCGCGGCGGCGATGGTCGGCGCGGTGACTGGGATCTACATGTCGCCGATGCAGGCCGCGGTCGCCGACATTCTCGGCAGCGAGGCCCGCGCGGGTGGTCCGGTGGCGGCGGTGCAGATGATGTCCGATCTGGGTGCCATCGTCGGGTCGATGACGCTCGGCTGGGTGGCCGAGCGGCTGAGCTACACGTGGGGCTTCACCATCAGCGGAATAGTGCTGCTGATCGCTGCCGTCGGCTGGGTGGCGGCGCCGGAGACCCGGCCTGCGCCGGAGCCGGAGCCCGATCACCTGGTGTCTCCGCATACGTCGAACCTGCCTGAGCAGCAACTTTGA
- a CDS encoding MMPL family transporter — translation MLQRLARLALAAPRRIVALVALMTAGAAVFGAPAAASLSASGFEDPASGSAHATRLLTDVFHKGVLQLVFIVADDRGIDSPDARTASNRIIEKLTHAPGVTAVVSAWTSSPQASVALLSANRRAGLIVADLNGREAQAARQAQMIVDSVNADIVPAFPGVSVKSGGSAMVYSQIVQQTLRDVFTMESIAIPMSLLVLVWVFGGVRVALLPLAAAAVAIAGSFAFLRLMAIWAEVSIFALSLTTALGLALAVDYTLLMISRYRDELTAGSDPAQALTTMMTTAGRTILFSALTVALSMTTMVLFPIPFLRSFAYGGIATVVLSAVAAIVLTPAGIALLGARLDERAGRRRVDGDVGNDAVVRQGFWYRWSRFVIRHAIVVGLAVAVLLISSGIPFFGFRWGFPDDRVLPRSASAHQVGDELRTEFVAQSGTGAILVVPDARGLVSADVERYAAQASRVVDVAAVSAPTATFVGGRAVGPPSPDAAGAADGSLYLSVTSVAPPFSAASEAQLDGLRALPGPGGRVVLMTGVAALNRDSVGAISARLPLVLGLIAAITYVVLFLLTRSVVLPAKALVLNTLSLTAAFGALVWIFQDGHLGGLGTTPSGTLVANIPVLLFCIAFGLAMDYEVFLLARIREFWVAGTASAAANDESVARGLAHTGRVVTAAAIIMAISFAGLIAAQVSFMRMFGLGLALAVVVDATLVRMMLLPALMHLLGRWNWWAPRWLQRDRKPTLE, via the coding sequence ATGCTCCAACGCCTTGCGCGACTGGCGCTCGCCGCGCCGCGGCGAATCGTCGCTCTCGTCGCATTAATGACTGCTGGTGCTGCGGTTTTCGGGGCGCCGGCGGCAGCCAGTCTCTCCGCGAGCGGGTTCGAGGATCCGGCGTCGGGATCCGCGCACGCGACGCGCCTGCTGACTGATGTGTTCCATAAGGGCGTACTGCAGCTGGTGTTCATCGTCGCTGACGACCGAGGTATCGACAGCCCAGACGCCCGGACCGCCAGTAACCGGATTATCGAGAAACTCACGCACGCGCCTGGCGTGACCGCGGTGGTATCGGCGTGGACGTCGTCGCCCCAGGCCTCGGTCGCGCTACTGAGTGCTAACCGCCGTGCGGGTTTGATCGTTGCCGATCTCAACGGCCGCGAGGCTCAGGCAGCTCGGCAAGCGCAGATGATCGTCGACTCGGTTAACGCCGACATCGTGCCCGCTTTCCCCGGTGTAAGCGTCAAGTCTGGGGGGTCGGCGATGGTGTACTCGCAGATAGTCCAACAGACCTTGCGCGACGTGTTCACGATGGAGTCGATTGCAATCCCGATGAGCCTACTGGTCCTGGTATGGGTGTTCGGCGGCGTTCGGGTCGCGTTGCTCCCATTGGCCGCGGCCGCGGTGGCGATTGCGGGCTCATTTGCGTTTCTGCGTCTGATGGCAATCTGGGCCGAGGTGTCCATCTTCGCCCTAAGCCTCACAACGGCGCTGGGGCTGGCCCTGGCTGTCGACTACACGCTGTTGATGATCAGCCGTTACCGCGACGAACTAACTGCAGGGTCCGATCCGGCCCAGGCGCTTACCACCATGATGACGACGGCGGGGCGCACGATTTTGTTTTCGGCGCTCACGGTGGCGTTGTCGATGACCACGATGGTGCTATTTCCGATACCTTTCCTTAGGTCGTTCGCGTATGGCGGCATCGCGACGGTCGTGTTATCCGCTGTCGCGGCGATCGTTTTGACACCGGCCGGGATCGCACTGCTCGGCGCCCGGCTCGACGAGCGAGCAGGGCGTCGCCGAGTCGACGGCGATGTCGGCAACGATGCCGTTGTCCGGCAAGGCTTTTGGTACCGCTGGTCCAGGTTCGTGATCCGCCACGCAATAGTCGTCGGTCTGGCCGTGGCAGTACTGCTGATCAGTTCGGGCATCCCCTTCTTCGGTTTCCGCTGGGGTTTTCCGGATGACCGGGTGTTGCCTCGATCGGCGTCGGCGCATCAAGTGGGTGATGAACTGCGGACGGAGTTCGTAGCCCAGTCCGGAACCGGGGCCATACTGGTCGTCCCTGATGCGCGTGGCCTGGTTTCGGCCGATGTCGAGCGGTACGCGGCACAGGCCTCACGGGTGGTCGACGTCGCGGCGGTCTCCGCGCCGACGGCCACCTTCGTCGGTGGGCGGGCTGTGGGGCCACCCTCGCCGGACGCCGCGGGCGCCGCCGACGGCAGTCTCTATCTGAGCGTCACCAGTGTCGCTCCGCCATTTTCAGCGGCCTCCGAAGCGCAGTTGGATGGCCTGCGCGCGCTGCCCGGTCCCGGGGGCCGTGTCGTGTTGATGACGGGGGTAGCCGCACTCAACCGCGACAGCGTGGGGGCCATCAGCGCGCGGCTCCCGCTCGTGCTCGGCTTGATCGCCGCTATCACGTATGTGGTGCTTTTCCTGCTCACCCGCAGTGTCGTGCTGCCGGCCAAGGCGCTGGTGCTGAACACCTTGTCGTTGACCGCGGCGTTCGGCGCGCTCGTGTGGATCTTCCAGGACGGCCATCTCGGTGGGCTGGGGACTACGCCGAGCGGCACGCTGGTGGCCAACATTCCGGTGCTGTTGTTCTGCATCGCGTTCGGGTTGGCCATGGATTACGAGGTGTTCTTGCTGGCTCGGATCCGGGAGTTTTGGGTCGCGGGTACCGCCTCCGCCGCCGCGAACGACGAGAGCGTGGCTCGTGGCCTGGCGCACACGGGACGCGTCGTGACCGCGGCGGCGATAATCATGGCGATCTCATTCGCCGGCTTGATCGCAGCCCAGGTGTCCTTCATGAGGATGTTCGGCCTCGGGCTGGCGCTGGCTGTGGTGGTCGACGCAACGTTGGTACGGATGATGTTGCTACCGGCGCTCATGCATCTTCTCGGACGGTGGAATTGGTGGGCACCGAGGTGGTTGCAGCGCGACCGGAAGCCCACGCTTGAGTGA
- a CDS encoding TetR/AcrR family transcriptional regulator: MKRRGRRQGEPVSRDAVLRAAKQQFAKHGYDKTTLRAIADDARVDPSMILYLFGSKAALFRESMKLVLPSDLLTTVLTEKNDDLGFLVVQAYLAIWEQPDTAASMASMVQSATSNSDANEAFRSFLHDYLLTAVSDALGGGEEARLRATLAATNLVGTAMLRYIMRVPPLSSLGVDDVVRLLGPAVHRFLTAPADELALDAPSR, translated from the coding sequence ATGAAGCGCCGGGGCAGGCGCCAAGGCGAGCCGGTATCGCGCGACGCGGTCCTCCGCGCGGCGAAGCAGCAGTTCGCCAAGCACGGCTACGACAAGACCACGCTGCGCGCGATTGCTGACGACGCGCGCGTGGATCCGTCGATGATCCTCTATCTCTTCGGCTCGAAGGCGGCACTGTTTCGCGAGTCCATGAAGTTGGTGCTGCCGTCCGACCTGCTGACCACCGTGCTCACCGAGAAGAACGACGACTTAGGGTTCCTGGTCGTGCAGGCCTACCTCGCTATCTGGGAGCAGCCCGACACGGCGGCGAGCATGGCCTCGATGGTGCAGTCGGCGACGTCGAACAGCGACGCCAATGAAGCGTTTCGCAGTTTCCTGCACGACTACCTCCTCACCGCGGTATCCGACGCCTTGGGCGGTGGCGAGGAAGCGCGACTGCGCGCGACGCTGGCCGCCACCAACCTCGTCGGCACCGCGATGCTGCGCTACATCATGCGCGTGCCGCCCCTGTCGTCACTCGGGGTCGATGACGTGGTCAGGCTGCTGGGGCCGGCAGTGCATCGGTTTTTGACCGCCCCCGCCGACGAGCTGGCGCTGGACGCGCCGTCGCGTTAA
- a CDS encoding polyprenyl synthetase family protein, translated as MRNKKGGHNSHRDDPICLASVRDAVRDHLTEFVRRECVPRLGGSHVDVAADVLGNFVAGGKYLRSTFMYLGWLCGGAADEAALRASASLELLHCFALMQDDVMDGSPLRRAQPAAHVVFARWHASNALAGSADRFGESAAVLLGDLCLVWAEEMLRRSGIGADALARVWPRYDQMRTELAIGQFADLVNSAQTLPSFDDVLDVLRRKSGNYTVRRPLEMGAAMANCGTEVLDALSGYGTAIGEAFQLRDDLLDVFGSPSVTGKPAGIDLMMQKTTSVVVAAHELAGPGVRRELVELMDGGEIDDASAERWRELIVRSGAVQYIEKHISERLTFALDVLEGAGITVATHEALCDMAFKCAKRAA; from the coding sequence GTGCGCAACAAGAAAGGTGGGCATAATTCGCATCGAGACGACCCGATCTGTCTGGCATCCGTGCGCGACGCGGTACGGGACCACCTGACCGAGTTCGTCCGTCGTGAATGCGTCCCTCGGCTCGGCGGCTCTCACGTCGATGTGGCGGCCGACGTGCTCGGCAACTTCGTCGCCGGGGGTAAATACCTGCGATCGACGTTCATGTATCTGGGATGGTTATGTGGGGGCGCCGCGGACGAAGCGGCGTTGCGGGCGTCCGCGAGCCTGGAGTTGCTCCACTGCTTCGCGCTCATGCAGGACGACGTCATGGACGGGTCGCCGTTGCGCCGCGCCCAGCCAGCGGCCCACGTCGTGTTCGCCCGATGGCACGCCAGCAATGCGCTGGCAGGCTCCGCGGATCGTTTCGGCGAATCCGCCGCCGTCCTCCTCGGCGATCTTTGCCTGGTATGGGCCGAGGAGATGTTGCGCCGCAGCGGAATTGGCGCGGATGCCCTCGCCCGGGTCTGGCCCCGGTACGACCAGATGCGGACCGAACTAGCGATCGGACAGTTCGCCGACCTGGTCAACAGCGCGCAGACGTTGCCGAGCTTCGATGACGTGCTCGACGTGCTACGCCGTAAGTCCGGAAATTACACTGTGCGCCGCCCGCTGGAGATGGGTGCGGCGATGGCGAATTGCGGCACCGAAGTGCTCGATGCGCTGTCCGGATACGGCACCGCGATCGGGGAGGCCTTCCAGTTGCGCGACGACCTGCTCGACGTGTTCGGTTCACCGTCGGTCACGGGAAAACCGGCGGGCATCGACTTGATGATGCAGAAGACGACAAGTGTCGTCGTCGCCGCGCACGAGCTTGCCGGGCCGGGTGTACGGCGGGAGCTGGTCGAACTCATGGACGGCGGAGAGATCGATGACGCAAGTGCCGAACGCTGGCGAGAGCTGATCGTCCGCAGCGGTGCCGTTCAATACATCGAGAAGCACATCAGCGAGCGACTGACCTTCGCGCTCGATGTTCTCGAGGGCGCCGGGATCACGGTGGCCACTCATGAAGCCCTGTGCGACATGGCTTTCAAGTGCGCGAAGCGAGCCGCGTGA
- a CDS encoding methyltransferase has translation MASKVPPAKVARAVERARYHLSRLRQRSAPPAAVVMELILNAWVAQAITTAADLRLAEALADGPLSGEDLARRVGADADALRRLLRALIGIGIFRQRRDGRYALTPLAETLRTDAPVSMAGMARWVGSQQHREHWSHLTDAIRTGHPVVPGLRGKPIFEYLADEGELGETFNSAMTNLSEFAIVPLTAAYDFSAFGTIVDVGGGHGRLLAAILEAAPNSRGVLFDLPEVVAGAPELFRKYGVDDRIRIEEGSFFDSVPEGGDAYVLKSVIHDWPGEDAVRILTNVRTAARAGARLLLCEFVIPEHDRDFHGKWVDLEMLVVAGARERTSDEYGRLFEQAGFRLTRVVDTVSPLSIVEATAV, from the coding sequence TTGGCATCGAAGGTTCCGCCGGCCAAGGTTGCGCGAGCCGTTGAGCGGGCCCGCTACCACCTGTCGCGCCTGCGCCAACGCTCTGCTCCGCCCGCGGCGGTGGTGATGGAATTGATCCTCAACGCATGGGTCGCTCAGGCGATCACGACCGCGGCCGATCTCCGCCTGGCGGAAGCCCTGGCGGACGGTCCGTTGTCCGGCGAGGATCTCGCACGCCGGGTCGGGGCCGACGCCGACGCCCTGAGGCGACTCCTGCGCGCGCTGATCGGCATCGGCATATTCCGCCAGCGCCGTGACGGCCGTTACGCTCTGACCCCACTCGCGGAAACGTTGCGCACCGATGCACCCGTGTCGATGGCCGGGATGGCGCGGTGGGTCGGGTCGCAGCAGCATCGCGAGCACTGGAGCCACCTGACCGATGCGATCCGGACCGGGCATCCGGTGGTCCCCGGTCTGCGCGGCAAACCGATTTTCGAATACCTGGCCGACGAGGGCGAGCTAGGGGAGACCTTCAACTCCGCCATGACCAATCTGTCCGAGTTCGCGATCGTGCCCTTGACCGCGGCCTACGACTTCAGTGCCTTCGGCACGATCGTCGATGTCGGCGGCGGACACGGTCGGCTGTTGGCGGCAATCCTCGAGGCGGCTCCGAATTCGCGCGGCGTGCTGTTCGATCTTCCCGAGGTCGTGGCAGGGGCGCCCGAGTTATTTCGCAAATACGGAGTCGACGACCGCATCCGAATCGAAGAGGGGTCGTTCTTCGATTCCGTGCCGGAGGGCGGCGACGCTTACGTGCTCAAGAGCGTCATCCATGACTGGCCCGGGGAAGACGCGGTTCGCATCCTGACGAACGTACGCACCGCGGCTCGGGCTGGCGCGCGACTGTTGTTGTGCGAGTTCGTCATTCCCGAGCACGACCGCGACTTCCACGGCAAATGGGTGGACCTCGAGATGCTGGTCGTCGCCGGCGCGCGCGAACGCACCTCCGACGAGTACGGCCGTCTGTTCGAACAGGCCGGTTTCCGGTTGACCCGCGTCGTCGACACCGTGTCACCCCTCAGCATCGTCGAGGCGACCGCGGTTTAG
- a CDS encoding acetylserotonin O-methyltransferase: MTHKMFSLVLEAVDRIAASKIPPVKVVRAIERARHHLGQLQRRTVPASVGLLEMVIDGWVAQSITAAADLGVADALAQGPLSVEDLALAVDADVDALSRLMRALSTRGIFRRCRDGRYDLTPLAQPLRRDARISLAGWVRWAGSPQMRELWSHLSEGIRAGRCRSVEMQGQHLFDYLAGEPELHEIFNSAMTSVSELSLAPLMAAYDFNPYRTIVDVGGGHGRLLAAILAAAPKSHGILFDMPQVLAGAPTELGKHGISQRVRLVKGSFFDEVIPVGGDAYVIKDVLHDWPDQDASRILRNVRAAAGPGKHLLVIEPVIPQHNREFAGNWLDLDMFVTAGTRLRTADQYRELLERAGFQLKRVVETVSAFSVLEAEAI; the protein is encoded by the coding sequence ATGACCCACAAGATGTTCAGCCTCGTGCTTGAGGCGGTCGACCGGATCGCTGCCTCGAAAATTCCACCGGTCAAGGTGGTCCGGGCGATAGAGCGGGCGAGGCATCATCTTGGTCAGCTGCAGCGGCGTACGGTGCCCGCCTCGGTCGGTTTGCTGGAGATGGTAATTGATGGGTGGGTTGCCCAGTCAATCACCGCGGCCGCCGATCTCGGCGTCGCGGACGCGCTGGCGCAAGGGCCGCTGTCGGTCGAGGATTTGGCGCTCGCGGTCGACGCAGACGTCGATGCGCTCAGCCGATTGATGCGGGCCCTGAGTACCCGAGGGATTTTTCGTAGATGCCGCGACGGCCGCTACGACCTGACGCCGCTGGCACAGCCGCTTCGTCGCGACGCCCGAATATCCCTGGCCGGATGGGTCAGATGGGCGGGTTCGCCACAGATGCGTGAGCTTTGGAGCCACCTGAGCGAGGGGATCCGCGCCGGTCGCTGCCGGTCAGTGGAGATGCAGGGCCAGCACCTGTTCGACTACCTAGCCGGCGAGCCCGAACTGCACGAGATATTCAACTCAGCAATGACCAGCGTGTCGGAACTTTCGCTTGCGCCGCTGATGGCTGCCTACGACTTCAACCCCTACCGCACCATCGTGGATGTCGGGGGCGGGCATGGCCGGTTGCTTGCTGCGATCCTAGCCGCCGCGCCGAAGTCACACGGCATCCTTTTCGATATGCCGCAAGTCTTGGCGGGTGCCCCGACCGAGCTTGGTAAACATGGGATCTCGCAGAGGGTCCGGCTGGTCAAAGGTTCATTTTTCGACGAGGTCATACCGGTTGGAGGCGACGCCTATGTCATTAAGGACGTGCTCCACGACTGGCCCGATCAGGATGCCTCGCGCATCCTGCGTAACGTGCGCGCAGCCGCTGGGCCCGGTAAGCACTTGTTGGTCATCGAACCGGTGATCCCGCAGCACAACCGTGAATTCGCTGGGAACTGGCTCGATCTGGATATGTTCGTCACCGCTGGGACACGGTTACGCACGGCCGATCAATACCGTGAACTGCTTGAGCGCGCCGGCTTTCAACTGAAGCGCGTGGTCGAAACGGTGTCCGCGTTCAGCGTCCTCGAAGCTGAAGCCATCTAG
- the pgm gene encoding phosphoglucomutase (alpha-D-glucose-1,6-bisphosphate-dependent), translated as MAHPRAGQPALPEDLVDLPHLITTYYSIQSDPDDVAQQVAFGTSGHRGSALDGAFNEAHILAITQAIVEYRATQGTTGPLFIGRDTHGLSEPAWVSALEVLAANDVVAIVDSADRYTPTPAVSHAILTYNRGRSDALADGIVVTPSHNPPRDGGFKYNPPNGGPADTDATNAIAKRANEILRTGSGVKRVPFARAIKTAERHDYLHAYIDDLPNVVDVDVIRKAGIRIGADPLGGASVDYWAAIGERHNLELTVVNPLVDATWRFMTLDHDGKIRMDCSSPNAMAGLIANRDHFQIATGNDADSDRHGIVTPDAGLLNPNHYLAAAIDYLYTHRPSWPAGIAVGKTAVSSSIIDRVVAGIDRKLVEVPVGFKWFVDGLIGGTIGFGGEESAGASFLRRDGSVWTTDKDGIILALLASEILAVTGATPSQRYQELADKYGTPFYARVDAPADRDQKARLAKLSPDEVTATELAGEPITAKLTAAPGNGAPLGGLKVTTANAWFAARPSGTEDVYKIYAESFNGPEHLAEVQESAREVVNKVIG; from the coding sequence CTTGTCGATCTGCCGCATCTGATCACGACCTACTACTCGATCCAGTCCGACCCCGATGACGTCGCCCAGCAGGTGGCCTTCGGCACGTCCGGCCACCGGGGCTCGGCGCTGGACGGAGCTTTCAACGAAGCCCACATCCTCGCGATCACCCAGGCCATCGTCGAATACCGTGCGACGCAGGGCACCACGGGGCCGTTGTTCATCGGCCGCGACACCCACGGCCTCTCCGAGCCGGCCTGGGTATCGGCACTGGAGGTGCTGGCCGCCAACGACGTCGTCGCGATCGTCGACTCGGCGGACCGGTACACACCGACGCCCGCGGTCAGTCACGCGATCCTGACCTACAACCGCGGCCGCAGCGACGCACTGGCCGACGGGATCGTGGTAACGCCGTCGCACAACCCGCCCCGCGATGGTGGTTTCAAGTACAACCCGCCAAACGGCGGTCCGGCTGATACCGATGCCACGAACGCGATTGCCAAGCGCGCCAACGAAATTCTGCGTACCGGTTCGGGGGTCAAGCGGGTGCCGTTCGCCCGCGCCATCAAGACCGCGGAGCGTCACGACTACCTGCACGCCTACATCGACGACCTACCCAACGTCGTCGACGTCGACGTGATTCGCAAGGCCGGCATAAGGATCGGCGCCGACCCGCTCGGCGGGGCCAGCGTCGACTACTGGGCCGCGATCGGCGAACGCCACAACCTGGAGCTGACCGTCGTCAATCCGTTGGTCGACGCGACGTGGCGGTTCATGACACTCGACCACGACGGCAAGATCCGCATGGATTGCAGCTCGCCGAACGCGATGGCTGGGCTGATTGCCAACCGCGACCACTTCCAGATCGCCACCGGCAACGACGCCGACTCCGACCGGCACGGCATCGTCACCCCCGACGCGGGCTTGTTGAACCCCAATCACTATCTCGCGGCGGCCATCGACTACCTCTACACCCATCGGCCGTCCTGGCCGGCGGGCATCGCGGTCGGCAAGACGGCGGTCAGTTCCTCGATCATCGACCGGGTGGTCGCCGGTATCGACCGCAAGCTCGTCGAGGTGCCGGTCGGGTTCAAGTGGTTCGTCGACGGCCTCATCGGCGGCACCATCGGCTTCGGCGGGGAGGAGTCAGCGGGGGCGTCGTTCCTGCGGCGCGACGGATCGGTGTGGACCACCGACAAGGACGGCATCATCCTGGCGCTGCTCGCCTCCGAGATCCTGGCCGTCACGGGTGCCACGCCGTCGCAGCGCTATCAGGAACTGGCCGACAAATACGGCACGCCGTTTTATGCCCGCGTCGATGCGCCCGCGGACCGCGACCAAAAGGCCCGGCTGGCGAAGCTGTCACCCGATGAGGTGACCGCGACCGAGCTGGCCGGAGAGCCGATCACCGCCAAGTTGACTGCTGCGCCGGGCAACGGCGCACCGTTGGGCGGACTGAAAGTCACGACGGCCAATGCATGGTTTGCCGCGCGACCATCCGGCACCGAGGACGTCTACAAGATTTATGCGGAATCTTTCAACGGGCCAGAGCATTTAGCGGAGGTCCAAGAAAGTGCGCGCGAGGTGGTTAATAAAGTCATTGGGTGA